The following coding sequences are from one Lysinibacillus sp. FSL W8-0992 window:
- a CDS encoding YhgE/Pip domain-containing protein, producing MKGFQLILQDLVAIWKHKHGRTAFIFLILVPLIYVGFFLAGYWDPYGQLDKLPVAVVNLDEGANIDKESLHVGDDFITELKEGKELNFHFVPAKTAQKGLKAGDYYMVITIPKDFSKNVTTLMEETPKTAKLSYEINPGKNFVASQITTTAVEKMKTKINASITKFYSESILTKFQDASTGFATAGAGAEKLSKGATDIQSGTDKLADGIHSLDAGAQKLQTGSSSLSTGQESLSNGAQGLINGSDSLYSGLQQLTGAEQALQSGIGQMSESMTDWSSKNTELVQGQQQAAKAASNLSGQLAQYIKDHPEAKQDSEFQQLIALAETLSATETTLTNGQQQVGAAAKKIAAGQATLETSMKTFGTKMTQATAGAKQLQQGATEFASGFAKWSTGFTTLNTGITALSSGINEVSGGFPKLQNGLSSLVVGSNELASKLNSAAAKTPNLQFDDATTSMFAQPIELVESDLSDVPNYGVGIAPYFLSLALFVGGIMASNILPLGRRELLKVTGTVHFINKLGLVYVVGLIQSIIVDIVILLGFNLKVASVPLFFLSSMIVSLTFMTLILMLIILLGNVGKFIAVTLLVFQLATCGGTFPGELGNPILAKIGGFLPMAHSLKGFQEVITLGGWSNLVTQGSLLLIYLLLAFIIAWISSHIQHKEQPTVEIAN from the coding sequence ATGAAAGGATTTCAATTAATATTGCAAGACTTAGTAGCTATTTGGAAACATAAGCATGGGCGAACGGCCTTTATTTTTCTTATTCTTGTTCCTTTAATTTACGTTGGGTTCTTTTTAGCAGGATATTGGGATCCATACGGGCAATTGGACAAACTTCCCGTAGCTGTCGTTAATCTCGACGAGGGAGCAAATATAGATAAAGAATCTTTGCATGTTGGCGATGACTTTATTACCGAACTAAAGGAAGGCAAAGAATTAAACTTCCATTTCGTCCCTGCCAAGACCGCACAAAAAGGGCTTAAAGCAGGCGACTATTATATGGTCATCACAATTCCAAAGGATTTCTCTAAAAACGTAACGACTTTAATGGAAGAAACTCCAAAAACAGCAAAACTTTCGTATGAAATTAATCCAGGGAAAAACTTTGTAGCTTCACAAATTACGACAACAGCCGTGGAAAAAATGAAAACAAAAATTAACGCCAGCATAACGAAGTTTTACTCTGAATCTATTCTCACTAAATTCCAGGATGCTTCGACTGGTTTTGCAACAGCAGGCGCTGGGGCGGAAAAGCTTTCTAAGGGAGCGACTGATATACAGAGCGGAACCGACAAGCTAGCGGATGGCATTCATAGTTTAGATGCAGGAGCTCAAAAGCTTCAAACAGGAAGTTCAAGCCTCTCAACAGGTCAGGAAAGCTTATCAAATGGCGCTCAAGGACTCATAAACGGTTCTGACTCTCTATATAGTGGATTACAGCAACTAACTGGAGCTGAACAAGCCCTTCAATCAGGAATAGGGCAAATGAGCGAAAGTATGACAGACTGGTCCTCTAAAAATACAGAGCTAGTTCAAGGTCAACAACAAGCAGCAAAAGCAGCAAGTAATTTAAGCGGGCAATTAGCTCAATATATAAAGGATCATCCCGAAGCAAAGCAAGATTCGGAATTTCAACAACTGATTGCTTTAGCAGAGACATTATCTGCAACTGAAACTACTTTAACAAATGGTCAACAACAAGTAGGCGCAGCTGCTAAAAAAATCGCGGCAGGTCAAGCTACGCTAGAAACTAGCATGAAAACATTTGGAACAAAGATGACTCAGGCTACTGCGGGGGCAAAACAACTTCAACAAGGAGCGACTGAATTTGCAAGTGGCTTTGCTAAATGGTCAACAGGCTTTACTACACTTAATACTGGAATTACAGCGCTATCTAGTGGAATTAATGAAGTATCAGGCGGATTTCCAAAACTGCAAAATGGGCTTTCCTCTTTAGTAGTGGGATCAAATGAATTAGCATCAAAACTAAATAGTGCGGCAGCAAAAACACCTAATCTTCAATTTGACGATGCAACGACATCGATGTTTGCCCAACCAATCGAATTGGTAGAATCTGATTTATCTGACGTTCCGAATTATGGTGTCGGTATCGCACCCTATTTCTTGTCACTCGCTTTATTTGTAGGAGGCATTATGGCATCTAATATTCTGCCACTAGGACGCAGAGAACTTCTAAAAGTGACTGGCACCGTTCACTTTATTAATAAATTAGGTTTAGTTTACGTAGTTGGTTTAATTCAATCAATTATTGTAGATATCGTTATCTTGTTAGGATTTAACTTAAAAGTAGCTAGTGTACCGCTCTTTTTCCTTTCAAGCATGATCGTGTCACTTACATTTATGACCCTCATCCTAATGCTCATAATTCTATTAGGAAATGTCGGTAAATTTATAGCTGTTACGTTATTAGTATTTCAATTAGCAACATGTGGCGGAACATTCCCTGGTGAGCTCGGAAATCCTATACTAGCTAAAATCGGCGGATTTTTGCCGATGGCGCATTCACTAAAAGGTTTCCAAGAAGTAATTACCCTTGGTGGCTGGTCAAACTTAGTTACACAAGGATCACTTTTACTCATCTATCTTTTACTCGCTTTCATCATCGCTTGGATTTCAAGCCACATCCAGCATAAAGAACAACCTACTGTAGAAATCGCTAACTAA
- a CDS encoding LysR family transcriptional regulator yields the protein MELLQLKYFQTVARLEHMTKAAEQLQIAQPSLSKTISRLEEDLGVVLFDREHRKISLNEAGRIFLNRVERAFAELNEGQRELAQFTEQDQKSITLAVTIPRVLPALLGSFLSKYPDARFQQFLKSVTSMKKLLMEGELDYCISSVPIEGEGIRWEPLITEEIFLIVPPNHRLADRESIQLAEVKDEAFISMNTGFGFRSLTDQFCREAGFVQNIAFEGDEPSVISDLVRQGLGVAFVSELSWVPKSEEFPHKLRIVEPSCQRTIGLAWSEKRYFTPMANQFRQFVFEYFSTIA from the coding sequence ATGGAACTTTTGCAGTTAAAGTATTTTCAAACAGTTGCCCGTCTCGAACATATGACGAAGGCAGCAGAGCAACTTCAAATTGCACAGCCATCGCTTAGTAAAACGATTTCCCGCTTGGAGGAAGATTTGGGCGTGGTGTTGTTTGACAGAGAACATCGAAAAATTAGCTTAAATGAAGCTGGCAGAATTTTTTTAAACCGTGTGGAAAGGGCTTTTGCGGAATTGAATGAGGGACAAAGGGAGTTAGCTCAATTTACTGAGCAAGATCAAAAGAGTATTACATTGGCAGTAACGATTCCAAGAGTATTGCCTGCTTTATTAGGTTCATTTTTATCGAAATATCCAGATGCCCGTTTTCAACAGTTTCTAAAGTCTGTTACATCTATGAAAAAATTGTTGATGGAAGGGGAGTTGGATTATTGTATTTCCTCAGTTCCTATTGAAGGCGAGGGTATTAGATGGGAACCACTTATTACTGAAGAAATATTTTTAATCGTGCCACCTAATCATCGGTTAGCAGACAGGGAGAGTATTCAACTCGCAGAGGTGAAGGATGAAGCGTTTATTAGTATGAATACAGGGTTTGGCTTCCGAAGCTTAACAGATCAATTTTGCCGGGAGGCGGGGTTTGTCCAAAATATTGCCTTTGAGGGGGATGAGCCTTCCGTTATTTCTGATTTAGTTAGACAAGGACTAGGTGTCGCTTTCGTTTCTGAATTATCTTGGGTTCCTAAATCAGAGGAGTTTCCTCATAAACTGCGAATTGTTGAACCATCTTGTCAACGTACAATTGGGCTAGCGTGGTCAGAAAAACGCTATTTTACACCGATGGCTAACCAATTTCGTCAATTTGTTTTCGAATACTTTTCAACTATTGCTTAA
- a CDS encoding LysR family transcriptional regulator, with protein sequence MEIRHLQTFQIVAEEKRLIQAAMRLNYSQPTVTKHLQHLEDEIGLPLFEKVDNKRKLTKAGEILYEHAKNILNEMFTMQRRIEEFQGEKQVIRVCALDEHCDRFFLPHIVNFQKRNQDILIEVYSVDSSDEALKKIIQNEMDFAIVNGRTLNSDISNQCIDYESLVLFASSKVANDTSQMESKLEKHPVLVDLRAPFIKFEILNKGIHFPNTIHCNSDESIKNAVLNHPYLGVIGTSRIRKEIEDGSATILETYTSNIPVKLIALTKNLSNPILQDFYSSMSKMYRPLSNN encoded by the coding sequence TTGGAAATTAGACACCTTCAGACTTTTCAAATCGTAGCAGAAGAAAAAAGACTAATTCAAGCAGCAATGCGCCTTAATTATTCACAACCTACTGTTACAAAGCATCTACAGCACTTAGAAGATGAGATTGGCTTACCTCTCTTTGAAAAAGTGGACAATAAAAGGAAGCTAACTAAAGCTGGAGAAATTCTTTATGAGCATGCAAAAAATATCTTAAATGAGATGTTTACGATGCAAAGGAGAATCGAAGAATTCCAAGGAGAAAAGCAAGTAATTCGGGTTTGTGCATTAGATGAACATTGCGACCGTTTTTTTCTACCACATATAGTTAATTTCCAAAAAAGGAACCAAGATATTTTAATAGAAGTTTATTCTGTAGATAGTAGCGATGAGGCTTTAAAAAAGATAATACAAAATGAGATGGACTTTGCTATTGTAAATGGTAGAACTTTAAACTCTGACATTTCCAATCAATGCATTGACTATGAAAGTTTAGTGCTGTTCGCTTCGAGTAAAGTTGCTAATGACACTTCTCAAATGGAGAGCAAATTAGAAAAACACCCTGTATTGGTTGATCTTAGAGCTCCCTTTATAAAATTTGAAATATTGAACAAAGGAATTCACTTTCCAAATACTATTCACTGCAATAGTGATGAGAGCATAAAAAATGCCGTCCTCAATCACCCGTATCTCGGAGTAATTGGGACAAGCAGAATAAGAAAGGAAATCGAGGATGGGTCGGCTACTATTTTAGAAACTTATACTTCTAACATTCCAGTCAAACTCATTGCTTTAACAAAAAATTTAAGCAATCCGATTTTACAAGACTTTTATAGCTCAATGAGTAAAATGTATCGTCCGCTAAGTAATAACTAG
- a CDS encoding YfcC family protein, with product MSTAKPIKIEEGTEKRKKKKGGLNAYVLMFLIIVVLTLLTYVIPAGQYARYEENGRTIIDPTKFEYITNTPVGLLDMFNAFHQGMVKGAPIILFVLLIGGALGIMQATGSIDALIRFTAQKFGKRKKLIIPVMVLLFSLLGTLIGAAEDSLVYITIVAPMTIALGFDALTGVAIVFLGMIGAGFTAGITNPFTIGVAQTVAELPMYSGMGLRIAIYVIFYILSVAFILRHVNKIEKNPELAEYGKFNPNERITFDDNFKLSKRHALSLLVFLGCFIALIYGVISLGWYISEIVGIFLLGAIIMGLIGRLSGNEMTDAFLKGCSEMISGAMIIGIANTILVVLTSGNLLDTILHITSNLLNGLSPSVTAVGMAVVNFFIHFLVPSGSGHASLVMPIMAPLADLVGVTRQTAAFATVMGGGVSSLIIPTGGLLLAALGMMGIPYSKWAKWVFPYVAIQIVIVVIFLIIAQAINYGPF from the coding sequence TTGAGTACTGCCAAACCAATAAAGATAGAAGAAGGTACTGAAAAGAGGAAGAAGAAAAAGGGCGGCTTAAATGCTTATGTTCTAATGTTTTTAATCATTGTTGTTCTTACACTTTTAACCTATGTTATACCTGCTGGTCAATACGCTAGATATGAGGAAAATGGTAGAACGATTATTGACCCTACGAAATTTGAATACATTACAAATACGCCTGTAGGTTTGCTAGACATGTTTAATGCATTTCACCAAGGGATGGTCAAAGGTGCACCAATTATATTATTTGTTCTACTAATTGGTGGTGCTCTTGGAATTATGCAAGCTACAGGATCTATTGATGCGTTAATTCGATTTACTGCACAAAAGTTTGGTAAAAGAAAAAAATTAATTATTCCAGTGATGGTACTTCTGTTCTCATTACTCGGTACCCTTATTGGAGCGGCTGAAGACTCGTTAGTTTATATTACAATAGTTGCTCCAATGACCATTGCCTTAGGCTTTGATGCGCTAACAGGTGTCGCAATAGTATTTCTCGGCATGATAGGTGCTGGATTTACTGCAGGTATTACGAATCCTTTTACAATTGGTGTTGCTCAAACAGTTGCTGAGCTTCCAATGTACTCGGGTATGGGCTTACGTATCGCTATTTACGTAATCTTCTACATTTTATCGGTTGCCTTTATTTTAAGACACGTAAATAAAATCGAGAAAAATCCTGAACTAGCTGAATACGGGAAGTTTAACCCGAATGAAAGAATTACGTTTGATGACAATTTTAAGTTAAGTAAAAGACATGCACTTTCTCTTTTAGTGTTTTTAGGCTGCTTTATCGCGTTGATTTATGGCGTTATTAGTCTTGGCTGGTACATTAGTGAAATTGTAGGGATTTTCTTATTAGGTGCAATTATTATGGGTCTTATCGGAAGACTTTCTGGCAATGAGATGACGGATGCATTTTTAAAAGGATGTTCTGAAATGATTTCAGGTGCGATGATTATTGGGATTGCTAATACAATTCTTGTTGTACTTACGTCAGGCAACTTATTAGATACGATATTACATATTACTTCTAATTTACTGAATGGCCTTTCACCAAGTGTAACAGCGGTAGGGATGGCAGTTGTCAATTTCTTTATTCATTTCTTAGTGCCGTCTGGAAGTGGACATGCATCATTAGTCATGCCAATTATGGCACCATTAGCAGACCTAGTGGGAGTAACAAGACAAACAGCTGCGTTTGCTACTGTAATGGGTGGCGGTGTCTCGAGTTTAATTATTCCGACTGGTGGCTTATTGTTAGCAGCTCTAGGTATGATGGGCATTCCTTATTCAAAATGGGCTAAATGGGTATTCCCTTATGTTGCTATTCAAATTGTCATAGTTGTGATCTTTTTAATTATTGCCCAGGCAATTAATTATGGACCGTTTTAA
- a CDS encoding M20 family metallopeptidase, whose translation MDYRNTLSKVIEEKRQKLISVSDQIWGYAETGFEEFQSAELLCNTLEEEGFTVEKGVGNIDTAFIGSYGTGKPIIAVLGEFDALTGLSQVGGDIQYNPEVTNGNGHGCGHNLLGTGALAAAIAIRSYLQENNLEGTVRYYGCPGEEIGSGKTFMVREGLFDDVDFAVCWHPWSRNSVWSMSSLACYEVSFRFKGKSSHAASTPHLGRSALDAVELMNVGVNYLREHIIPEARVHYAVTNTGGVSPNVVQEKADVLYFIRAPRVAQAEENYQRICDVARGAALMTGTQVEIDFASAASDILPNNTLEKVMHDNFVALGVPQYDEKEQQFAKDIRATLSEADKKEDIKANKELEGKDLAHVIDPFIPSNGILPGTSDVGDVSWVVPTVQCMVACEPIGTPLHTWQVVSTGKTSIAHKGMLHAGKVMAATAIAVLQNPEVLEKAKLELIEQRNGEEYVCPIPPEVKKYKLQTV comes from the coding sequence ATGGATTATCGTAATACATTATCAAAGGTTATTGAAGAAAAACGACAAAAATTAATTTCTGTAAGTGATCAAATTTGGGGTTATGCAGAAACAGGATTTGAAGAGTTCCAATCAGCAGAATTATTATGCAACACTTTAGAAGAAGAAGGCTTTACTGTAGAAAAGGGAGTAGGCAATATTGATACTGCCTTTATTGGTAGTTATGGGACAGGAAAGCCGATTATTGCTGTTTTAGGTGAATTCGATGCACTAACTGGATTAAGTCAGGTTGGTGGAGATATTCAATATAACCCAGAAGTAACGAATGGCAACGGACATGGCTGTGGCCATAATTTACTTGGTACAGGAGCATTAGCTGCTGCCATCGCAATCCGTTCATATTTACAAGAAAACAATCTTGAAGGTACTGTTCGTTACTATGGATGCCCTGGTGAGGAAATCGGTAGTGGTAAAACCTTTATGGTAAGAGAGGGGCTATTTGATGATGTAGACTTTGCAGTATGCTGGCATCCTTGGTCTCGAAATTCAGTTTGGTCCATGTCATCTCTTGCCTGTTATGAAGTTTCATTTAGATTTAAAGGAAAAAGCTCTCATGCTGCTAGCACGCCTCATCTTGGTAGAAGTGCACTCGATGCAGTTGAACTAATGAATGTCGGCGTTAACTATTTACGAGAACATATTATTCCTGAAGCAAGGGTGCATTACGCTGTAACAAATACAGGTGGTGTTTCACCAAATGTTGTACAAGAAAAGGCGGATGTATTGTATTTTATTCGCGCACCACGTGTAGCTCAAGCAGAAGAAAATTATCAACGCATCTGTGACGTTGCAAGAGGAGCGGCTCTTATGACTGGTACACAAGTGGAAATTGATTTTGCTTCCGCTGCTTCCGATATATTGCCGAATAACACATTAGAGAAAGTCATGCATGATAACTTTGTTGCTTTAGGTGTCCCACAATATGATGAAAAGGAACAACAATTCGCGAAGGACATTCGTGCAACTTTATCTGAGGCCGATAAAAAAGAAGATATTAAGGCTAATAAAGAACTAGAAGGCAAAGATTTAGCGCATGTTATCGATCCATTTATCCCATCAAACGGAATATTGCCAGGTACGAGCGATGTTGGCGATGTGAGCTGGGTTGTCCCAACCGTACAATGCATGGTAGCATGTGAACCAATTGGAACACCTCTTCATACTTGGCAGGTCGTTTCAACAGGAAAAACTTCAATTGCACATAAAGGTATGCTACATGCTGGTAAAGTGATGGCGGCAACTGCTATTGCAGTGCTACAAAACCCTGAAGTTCTGGAAAAAGCGAAGCTAGAATTAATTGAACAACGAAATGGTGAGGAATATGTATGTCCGATTCCTCCTGAAGTGAAAAAGTATAAACTTCAAACTGTTTAA